Proteins from a genomic interval of Medicago truncatula cultivar Jemalong A17 chromosome 3, MtrunA17r5.0-ANR, whole genome shotgun sequence:
- the LOC112420246 gene encoding protein FAR1-RELATED SEQUENCE 5-like, whose amino-acid sequence MDGNVPEEATQSTNVEISEEDILVAAPNIGVELNSEPCKGMEFKSVEKVREFYNSFAKRMGFGVRVRSTKPKRAVFVCCNEGHHIVKSSTNKEIQDGTNQTKRKCSTSRTGCLATLVVKRGTLEGNWIICSFKNDHNHPMVSPKSVSYMRCHKSMNGAAKSLVEHFKEEGIPTGKVATMFSEGDLAFSNRDCWNHVRSLRRKNLDVGDAQAVFNYCKQKQVENSNFFYEIQCDEDSRMINFFWVDARSRLAYQQFGDVISFDTTYKTNKYSMPFAPFVGLNNHYQSILFGCALLQDESERSFIWLFETFLKAMDGKKPKSVITDQDLAMKGALANVFPETRHRLCLWHIRKKFAEKLAHVYHKNSTFKRELKKCIHVSPSIESFEEDWSRLMIEYGLDNNEWLQGLYKIRESWIPVYNRSCFFAGMNTSQRSESINAFFDSFVNASTTLQEFVLKFEKAVDSRLEVEKREDYESRHKKRILATGSKLEEHAASIYSRNIFGKFQDEIRKIYKF is encoded by the coding sequence ATGGATGGTAATGTTCCTGAAGAAGCCACACAGTCAACAAATGTGGAAATATCTGAAGAAGATATTTTAGTTGCTGCTCCTAATATTGGTGTGGAATTAAATAGTGAACCTTGTAAGGGGATGGAATTCAAATCTGTGGAAAAGGTTAGAGAATTTTATAATTCATTTGCAAAAAGGATGGGTTTTGGAGTACGTGTTCGCTCAACTAAACCAAAGAGAGCTGTCTTTGTATGTTGTAATGAAGGTCATCATATAGTGAAAAGTTCAACAAACAAAGAAATCCAAGATGGcacaaatcaaactaaaagaAAGTGTTCTACTTCTCGAACTGGTTGTCTAGCCACACTTGTTGTTAAAAGAGGTACATTAGAAGGAAATTGGATTATATGTTCATTTAAGAATGATCATAACCATCCCATGGTTAGCCCTAAAAGTGTGTCTTATATGCGGTGTCATAAAAGCATGAATGGTGCTGCAAAAAGTCTTGTTGAACATTTTAAGGAAGAAGGTATACCGACAGGAAAGGTTGCTACAATGTTCAGTGAAGGGGACTTGGCTTTCTCTAATAGGGATTGTTGGAATCATGTTAGAAGTCTTCGAAGAAAAAATTTAGACGTTGGAGATGCTCAAGctgtttttaattattgtaaACAGAAACAGGTagaaaattcaaactttttctATGAAATCCAATGTGATGAAGATTCTCGGATGATAAACTTTTTTTGGGTTGATGCTAGATCAAGATTAGCTTACCAACAATTTGGAGATGTAATATCTTTTGACACCACATATAAGACTAACAAGTATAGTATGCCATTTGCCCCGTTTGTTGGATTGAATAATCATtatcaatcaattttatttggTTGTGCTTTACTACAAGATGAGTCAGAACGCTCGTTTATATGGTTGTTTGAAACTTTTCTTAAGGCAATGGATGGTAAAAAGCCCAAATCTGTCATAACTGACCAGGATTTGGCTATGAAAGGTGCTTTAGCCAATGTTTTTCCAGAAACTAGACATCGCCTCTGCTTATGGCATATTAGGAAAAAATTTGCTGAAAAGTTAGCTCATGTTTATCATAAAAATTCCACTTTCAAGCGAGAATTGAAAAAATGCATTCATGTTTCACCAAGTATAGAAAGTTTTGAAGAAGACTGGAGCCGATTAATGATTGAGTACGGACTAGACAACAATGAATGGCTTCAAGGGTTATATAAAATTAGAGAATCTTGGATACCAGTTTATAATAGAAGCTGTTTTTTTGCTGGGATGAATACAAGTCAAAGAAGTGAGAGCATCAATGCGTTTTTTGATTCTTTTGTGAATGCATCAACAACATTGCAAGAATTtgtgttgaaatttgaaaaggcGGTTGATAGCCGCTTAGAAGTAGAAAAAAGAGAGGATTATGAAAGTAGGCATAAAAAACGCATTTTGGCTACAGGGTCAAAACTTGAGGAGCATGCTGCGTCTATTTATTCGAGAAACATTTTTGGTAAATTTCAAGATGAGATCAGGAAGAtctacaaattttaa